The nucleotide sequence TGCGACACGCCGCGTGCCCAGGGGCGCTCGTCACCGGACAGCACCACCGAGGAGGTCCGCTCGGTGGGCTCGGCCTCGGCAGGGGCCGGCGTGGCGACCGTGGCCGGGGAGGGCTCCACGGCCGCTGGCACGTCCACGGGCTCGGCGACCACGGGCTCCACGGCCGCGCCCTTCTTCAGGCGCTTCGTCTTCGTCTTCGTCTTCGCGGTGGCGGACGCCGCGTCGGGAGACGCCGGGGTCTTCACCGGGCGCTTCTTCCCGAGCTTCGGTGCTTTCGGCGCCTTCGGAGCCGGGGACACCTTCGCGGCCTTGCGCATGCGCTTCTTCCCGGTGGCCGTGGTGGGGGACGCGGCGTCTTGCGCGGAGGCGGAGGGCGCCGTCCAGGGCGCCAGCAGCGCGAGCGACAGGACGAGGCCAATCGTGGAGCTCTTCATCAGCATGTGGGGGGCTTTCACTTCAACTCGTCGATGACGGGGCTGCCGAGCTGCGACTGGAGGCGTTGCACGCGGTCCTGCTCGCGGCGCAGCAGGGACTGGAGCTGCTGGGCGGCGCGGATGGCGTCGTCCTGTGCCTGGCGCGCGGCCGTCGCGTTCTTCTCCGCGTACCGCTTCGCGAAGCGGGCCCGGAGCTGGGCCTTGTTGGCGTTCTCCAGCGCGTCCAGCAGCTCGTCGTTCTTTCGCACCAGCTCGTCGTTGGTGACGGCGACCTGGGCGTTGGCGGCCTCGGCGGCTTCCTGTGCCTTCTGCCGCTCCAGCTCCTTGGCCTGGACCTCGGCGAGGCGCGTGCGCGCCACCGTCTCCGCCTCGCGCGCCTCGGACGCGGCGCTCCGGGCGATGATGGCCTGGCGCTCGGCCTCCTGCTGCGCCTGGTGGATGATGACCAGGGCAATCACCGCGGCGATGGCCAGCAGGCCGAGGAAGGCCGTGGAGCCGATGACCAGCGCCTTGCGGCGGCGGGCGGCCTTCTGCTCCTGCGCGAGCACGTGCTCCAGGAAGTCGCGCTGCAGCTGCGGCAGCTCCCCCCGGTAGCGCCGCTGGAACCGCCGCGCCTCCTCCACCACCTCGCCGCGCCACAGCAGGCCGGCGTCGAAGCCCTTCGCCTGCCACTGCCGGGCCGCGTTGCGCAACTGCTCCAGGAAGGCCGAGTCCTCCTGGCCCTCGTCGAGCCAGCGGCGCAGCGTGGGCCAGCTGTGCAGCAGCGACTCGTGCACCAGCTCCACCGTCGCGCCCGTGGCGCCGCCACCCGTCTGCACCACCAGCAGGCGCGCCTGGACGAGGTGGTCGATGAGCCGCTGGATTTCGCCGGTGTCCTTCGCCAGCTCGCGCAGCTCGCCCATGGAGACGATGGCGCGCGTGCGCTCCGGCGTCACCAGGCGCAGGAACACGGCCCGCACCAGCGTGCGCTGCGTGGGGGACAGCTCCTCCAGCACGCTGTCGGCGTGCGTGGCGAGCGCGCCGGCGATGCCGCCCATGGAGTCGTAGCTCTGCTCGGTGAGCAGCTTGCTCGCCGTGTCGCGCTGCTCCCACAGCAGCGTCGCCGCGAACTGGAGCAGCGGCAGCGCGCCCTGCGTCGCGTCCAGGTGCCCGAGCATGTGCTCGACGAGCTGCGGCGTCTCGAAGCGGTACCCGGCCATCTCCGCCGGCTGCACCAGCGCGTCGCGCAGGCCCTCGCGGTTGGGCGGGGACAGGAAGAACAGCCCCTGGCTCAGCTCCGCCATGAAGTGCTCGTCCTCGGGCACCCGGTCCAGGAAGTCGGAGCGGATGGACAGCACGACACGCACCGGAGACGTCGCGTCGTCCGCGAGGCCCGCGAGGCAGGCGGTGAACGCCAGGCGCTCCTGCACGTCCGGCACCTGGGTGTAGAGCTCCTCGAACTGGTCCACGAACAAGAGCAGCTTCCGGCGCGAGCGGCGGGCGCGGCTGCGCAGCACGGTGCCGACATAGCCCGGCTCCTGGGCCAGGCGCTCGACGAGCTGGCGCTGCTCCTGGATGTCGCCCTCCAGCGTGGTGGAGCTGCTCACCAGGGGCGCGACGATGCTGGCCAGCGCGGCCAGGGGCTGGCGGCCGGGGCGGATGACGAGCGACTCCCACGTCTCGCCGGAGCGCTTCAGCACCGGGACGAGGCCGGCGCGCACGAACGAGGACTTGCCCGTGCCGGACGGGCCGACGATGGCCATCAGCGGCCGGTCCTGGATGCGGTTGACCAGCGCCGCGATTTCACGGGAGCGGCCGAAGAAGCGGTCCGCGTCCGACTCCTGGAAGGAGCTGAGGCCCGCGTAGGGGCTCTCGTCGATGCGCAGCTCGCGGGTGTAGCGCCCGGGGAGGAAGGGCTCCAGGGCGCGCAGCAGCGACGCCGCGTCCGGGAAGCGCAGGTCCTTGAGCTTGTAGAGGCAGCGGTCCACGACGGCCGCCAGGTCCGGCGGTACGTCCGGGGCCACGTCGCCCAGGCGCGGCATGGGCTCGTCGAGCTGCGCCGTCACCATGAGCTGCGGGCCGTACAGCGGATCCAACGGGTGCTTCCCGGCCAGCATCCGGAACAGCATGATGCCCACCGCCCAGATGTCCGTGCGGTGGTCGATCTCCACGCCGATGCCCCACTGCTCCGGGGACATGTACGGCATCGTGCCCATGATGGCGCCGGAGCGGGTGAGCTCGCTCCTGTCCTCGGACGCGCCAGGCGCGGCGGCAGGGGAGGGCGCGGCCACGTCGAGGTCCACGTCCACCGTCGAGTCGCCGCCCTGGAGCACCTTGGCGATTCCGAAGTCGAGCACCTTGATGCCGCCCGAGTCGGTGACGATGACGTTGTCGGGCTTGAGGTCGCGGTGGACGATCTTCCGCTCGTGTGCGCACGCCAGGGCCCGGACGACGGGCACCATCAGCTCCACGGCGCGCGTGGGCGGCAGGCGCTGGCTGCCCTTCACCAGCTTGTTGAGCGGCTGGCCCTGGAGGAACTCCAGCACCATGTACGGGCTGCCCTGGAACTCGCCGACCTCGTAGATGATGACGATGTTCTCGTGGCTGCACAGCGCGGTGGCCTGGGCCTCGCGGATGAAGCGCCGCGTGACGTCCGGGTCCGTGGTGTGCAGGAACTTGATGGCCACGCGCCGGCCCAGCCGCGTGTCTCGCGCCAGGAACACCGTCCCCATTCCGCCGCTGCCGAGCTGCCGGATGAGCTCGTAGTGGTGGATGCGTGTGCCCGGCCGGGGCAGGTGGTCCGCGCCCTCCGACGACGTGTCCCCGAAAGACGGATTGGAGGGGCTGCTGTTCCCGGTACCGGGGCCGGAATCCGGAGCGAAGAGGGACTCCACGTCAGCGGCTACGGTGTGCTCATCCACTTCGAAGGCCACGGCTTCCTCGTGCCCTGGGCGCTGCTTCCCGCCGCGGGCCTCCGACCTGGAAGACCCTGATGAAGGGATTGCACGCCGTTTCAGGAATGACGGTATTTTCGTCCTGGGCTGATGTCAGGCTCAAGACGCTCAGCGCCAGTGCTCGCACATACTGTGAGTGTGAGCGGACGAGGGGACCGCCGCTCGGTGGGCATGGGTAGAGGCCGACCCTCTGTCTTCACTCACGGCAAAGAAAAAGCCCGCGACCGGATGGGCCGCGGGCTCGTCATGGCGTTGAGGGAACCCGTCTACCGGACAGAGAGGTTCACGCGCACCGTGCCCTCCGCGCGCCCAAAATTGTCAGGAGTCACCTGCATCAGGCGGAAGGGGGTCTCGAAGTTGACCGGCCGCAAGGAGGGATAACCCTCCGCGTCCAGCCCTCCGGAGGTCACGTCGACCGACTCCAGGCCCAGCTCGTAGTTCTCGCTCTCGCGCGAGTGAAACGCCCAGGGGATGAACATGACCTCCCCGTACTCGAACGCCAGGAGAGAGAAGTTGATGGGTCCTCCCTGTTCAAAGGACGGGGCGAGGCGGTCGTGCAGGAGCTCGGAGTAGGGACCTCCGAACTGGACGGTGATGGGGCCCGTGCGCACTTCGAACCCCCGGGGGCCCCCGACCCTGGTTACCGTCGCCGTATTCCAGCTGATGATGAAGGGCACGCTCCGCCCCGCGAGCTCCCCGAGCGTATTGAAGGGCTCCGGCTGCGGGAGCGGGTCGAAGTCGAACGTGCCGGAGAGCCAGCCCCCCGAGTCCACGGTGAAGCCCACGTCCGCGGTGCCGTTTCCGGGGACCTTGAACAGGAAGCGCACCGTGCGCGTCTCTCCCTCCAACAGGGAGAATGCCATCGGGTTCGGCGACATCAGACTGGCCGGCACCGTCTGTCCGGGCGCTTCAACGCGCTCGATGCGCCACTCTCCCTCGAGCCGGATGGAGTAGGGGCCCGCGGGCAGCGGCACGCTCAAGGTGTCCACCGAGGTGTCGGTGATGTTGAGCGACTGCGTCCCGGTGATGGCAAAGGTCGCCCCCACCAGCCGGTAGCGCTGGCCGTCCGCGCTCGTCGTGGTCAGCGGAAGCTGGATCACTCCCTCGTGGGCCAGGGGCTCCCGCGGCTCCGTCGACGAGGCCCCGCCGCACGCCCACACCAGCAGCGCGAGCGCAATGACACTGCAATTGAACTTCCTCATTGAAACTCCTTGCGAGGCGGCGGACCCTAGGGATGCGGGTTTGTATTGTCAAATGAGAGACAGAGGGGTCGCCTCGGACCCTTCATCCGCGCTCATCGAAGGCTGGTAGAAGTCACCGCCCACCGATGATTCGCGAGCGGTCCATGACGTCTGGAAGGGAGCAAGGCCTGACACGGATGATCCGCGCGGTGCTGCCCGTGATCATGGCGGCCCTGCCCGCGGTCGCCTCCGCCGCCGAGTATGTCGACGGGCCCTACCGCGAGCGCCGCGCCCTGTCGCTGCTCCTCGGGCCGGGGGCATCCTATGCGGAGCTGATCAACCGCTCCGACGAAGACGTGGAGTCCGGCGGGGACGTGCACCTGGACCTCGGGGGCACGCGCACGGTGGGCTACGACGGGGACGAGGTCTTCCTGATGATCCGCGGCAGCCTGCGCGGGCCGGATCTCTCGCTGGTGGGCGGCTACCGGAGCTACTTCGGCCAGGACGCGTGGCAGAGCTTCTTCGACCTGGGCGCGATGATCAGGCCGTTT is from Pyxidicoccus xibeiensis and encodes:
- a CDS encoding serine/threonine protein kinase — its product is MAFEVDEHTVAADVESLFAPDSGPGTGNSSPSNPSFGDTSSEGADHLPRPGTRIHHYELIRQLGSGGMGTVFLARDTRLGRRVAIKFLHTTDPDVTRRFIREAQATALCSHENIVIIYEVGEFQGSPYMVLEFLQGQPLNKLVKGSQRLPPTRAVELMVPVVRALACAHERKIVHRDLKPDNVIVTDSGGIKVLDFGIAKVLQGGDSTVDVDLDVAAPSPAAAPGASEDRSELTRSGAIMGTMPYMSPEQWGIGVEIDHRTDIWAVGIMLFRMLAGKHPLDPLYGPQLMVTAQLDEPMPRLGDVAPDVPPDLAAVVDRCLYKLKDLRFPDAASLLRALEPFLPGRYTRELRIDESPYAGLSSFQESDADRFFGRSREIAALVNRIQDRPLMAIVGPSGTGKSSFVRAGLVPVLKRSGETWESLVIRPGRQPLAALASIVAPLVSSSTTLEGDIQEQRQLVERLAQEPGYVGTVLRSRARRSRRKLLLFVDQFEELYTQVPDVQERLAFTACLAGLADDATSPVRVVLSIRSDFLDRVPEDEHFMAELSQGLFFLSPPNREGLRDALVQPAEMAGYRFETPQLVEHMLGHLDATQGALPLLQFAATLLWEQRDTASKLLTEQSYDSMGGIAGALATHADSVLEELSPTQRTLVRAVFLRLVTPERTRAIVSMGELRELAKDTGEIQRLIDHLVQARLLVVQTGGGATGATVELVHESLLHSWPTLRRWLDEGQEDSAFLEQLRNAARQWQAKGFDAGLLWRGEVVEEARRFQRRYRGELPQLQRDFLEHVLAQEQKAARRRKALVIGSTAFLGLLAIAAVIALVIIHQAQQEAERQAIIARSAASEAREAETVARTRLAEVQAKELERQKAQEAAEAANAQVAVTNDELVRKNDELLDALENANKAQLRARFAKRYAEKNATAARQAQDDAIRAAQQLQSLLRREQDRVQRLQSQLGSPVIDELK